A genome region from Maylandia zebra isolate NMK-2024a linkage group LG6, Mzebra_GT3a, whole genome shotgun sequence includes the following:
- the gpr108 gene encoding protein GPR108: MAVGHRVCFVAGFLFILLLPGCEARIHKLTLTNEIRHTIDLNDFGFYANGTLDVYLHSLQVPETSVDFSKYPVGFSLSRSRVNGVLSYTAEDLKKCLLTQNATNAEPLIRFLINIKNQSVSVDAVNKQDNILIAKEKVEADKDQEKVKRDSEQQSKNQDKSAEHQDKRSDDKKPEQAVQNPEAVNVTGTFNLSSRHHVTLDLEKNGSIYSFSFRIRFGSEAEGLYSLKFHYCRNSEPGFNEPYSFAVEVREKNPHGFLSAAEIPLPRLYLYMAGVFFIAALVWVYNLMKHSYSVFKIHWLMAALAFTKSMSLVFHSINYYFINTKGHPIEGWAIMYYITHLLKGALLFITLALIGTGWAFVKYILSDKEKKIFMIVIPLQVLANVAYIIIESTEEGSSEYYVWKEILFLVDLICCGAILFPVVWSIRHLQEASSTDGKAAMNLEKLKLFRHYYVMIVCYIYFTRIIAILLKFTMPFQWQWCYEFLVEVSTLIFFVLTGYKFRPASNNPYLQLPQDEDDVENDEVVTESGALEGISKVKKTSNGRDRQKESTL, encoded by the exons ATGGCGGTGGGGCACAGAGTCTGCTTTGTGGCTGGATTTTTATTCATATTACTTCTGCCTGGGTGCGAAGCAAGAATACACAAGCTTACATTGACG AATGAAATTCGCCACACCATCGACCTCAACGACTTTGGCTTCTACGCTAACGGAACTCTGGATGTCTACCTGCATTCACTGCAAGTCCCGGAGACTTCAGTGGACTTCAGCAAGTACCCA GTTGGGTTCAGCCTGTCCAGATCGCGTGTTAATGGAGTCTTGTCCTACACA GCAGAGGATTTGAAGAAATGTCTGCTCACTCAAAATGCGACCAATGCCGAGCCTCTCATTCGTTTTCTCATTAATATCAAGAACCAAAG cgTCAGTGTGGATGCTGTGAATAAACAAGACAACATACTGATTGCGAAGGAAAAGGTTGAAGCAGATAAAG ATCAGGAGAAAGTCAAACGTGATTCAGAACAACAATCAAAAAATCAGGATAAGTCAGCGGAGCACCAAGACAAACGGAGCGATGACAAGAAACCAGAGCAGGCTGTGCAGAACCCTGAAGCTGTTAACGTGACAGGGACATTCAAt CTCAGCAGTCGCCACCATGTGACTTTAGATTTGGAAAAAAACGGCAGCATCTACAGCTTCAGT TTCCGCATACGGTTTGGCTCAGAGGCGGAGGGCCTGTACAGCTTGAAGTTCCACTACTGTCGAAACAGCGAGCCGGGATTTAACGAGCCCTACTCGTTTGCA GTTGAAGTGAGGGAGAAGAATCCCCATGGCTTCCTCTCTGCAGCGGAAATCCCTCTGCCTCGCCTTTATCTTTATATGGCTGGAGTTTTCTTCATTGCTGCTCTGGTCTGGGTGTACAATCTCATGAAGCACAG TTACAGTGTGTTCAAGATCCACTGGCTGATGGCAGCGCTAGCCTTCACAAAGTCCATGTCACTGGTTTTCCACAGT ATCAACTATTACTTCATCAACACTAAGGGGCATCCTATTGAGGGCTGGGCCATCATGTATTATATAACACACCT GCTAAAGGGGGCGCTCCTGTTCATCACACTGGCGCTGATTGGTACCGGCTGGGCTTTCGTGAAATACATCCTGTCCGACAAGGAGAAGAAGATCTTCATGATCGTCATTCCTCTGCAG GTCCTGGCTAACGTCGCATACATCATCATCGAGTCTACAGAGGAGGGCTCCAGCGAGTACTACGTGTGGAAGGAGATCCTCTTTCTGGTGGACCTTATCTGCTGTGGAGCCATCCTTTTCCCTGTTGTGTG GTCAATCCGTCACCTACAAGAGGCTTCTAGCACCGATGGCAAAG ctgccaTGAATTTGGAGAAGCTCAAGCTCTTCCGCCATTATTATGTGATG aTCGTGTGTTACATCTACTTTACAAGGATCATAGCCATTCTGCTCAAATTCACTATGCCTTTCCAGTGGCAGTGGTGCTATGAG tttctGGTGGAGGTGTCGACTCTCATCTTCTTTGTGTTGACGGGCTACAAGTTTCGCCCAGCATCCAATAACCCCTATCTCCAGCTTCCCCAGGACGAGGACGACGTCGAGAATGATGAAGT AGTGACTGAGTCAGGTGCACTCGAGGGCATTTCCAAAGTCAAGAAGACGTCCAACGGACGCGATCGCCAGAAAGAGTCCACCTTGTGA
- the LOC143418969 gene encoding caspase b-like, translated as MLVPELLLEKLQDLTNDEYKHFKWYLAMKIVDSCKPIPKSKLEGQDRMDTVSCMIDSYGEATAVKVSVAILRKMNVNNIADDLEGKFEAVEGRAAASSGSSTLNPTAGATMSAQQGGVVFAPTVTGSSTAPMNINFYQK; from the exons ATGCTGGTCCCAGAGCTGCTCTTAGAAAAACTGCAAGACCTGACTAATGATGAGTATAAACATTTTAAGTGGTACCTCGCCATGAAGATCGTGGACAGCTGCAAACCAATTCCAAAGAGCAAACTCGAGGGCCAAGACCGTATGGACACTGTGAGTTGTATGATAGACAGCTACGGTGAAGCGACGGCTGTGAAAGTCTCTGTCGCGATCCTGAGGAAAATGAATGTCAACAACATCGCAGACGACTTAGAGGGCAAGTTTGAAG CTGTAGAGGGCAGAGCAGCTGCATCCTCTGGATCCTCTACTTTAAATCCTACCGCTGGAGCCACGATGTCGGCTCAGCAGGGAGGAGTGGTTTTTGCCCCCACGGTCACCGGTAGCAGCACCGCACCTATGAATATAAACTTCTACCAAAAATAA